From the genome of Streptomyces sp. JH34:
CTCGCGCCCGTAGTCCATCGCGATCAGGCACGCGTCGGAGAACGGGTTGGAGCCCTTGAGGGTGTTGGCCAGCGCGACCTGTGTGTGGCCGAGGAGCATGGCGCGGGCGGCCTTCTCGGGGACGCCCACGGTGTGGACGGTCTCGTGGAGGGCCTCGGTCAGCAGGGCGCCGACCATGCAGGCGATCGTCTCGACGAGCGTCGGCTCCAGGACAGCGAGCTGCTTGACGGTCACCCAGTGCACCTCGACGACCGGGGCGTACATGGTGGAGATGACGGCCTCGGCGAGCTCCTGGGCGGCCGGGTCGGCGGCCTCGGCGGCGGGCTCGAAGGAGGCGACGACCTCCTGCGGGGCGGCGATGCCGCCGAAGGTGTCCGCCCACTCCTCCTTCGTCGTGCGCTCCAGGAACACCGACGGGTGGCAGGGGTGCGCCACGGCGTTGTGCACGTCCGCGCGGCGGGTCAGCAGACCGGCGTACGCGGCGGCCGGGTCCAGGGTCAGCAGGATCGCGCCGGGCTTCATGACCGGGACGAGCTGCTCGGAGACGGTGCCGAGGACGACGTCCGGGACGGCGAGGATCACGACGTCGGCCTGCGCGGCGGCGTCGGCGCCGTCCGTCAGCTCGCGGCCCAGCTCACGGACGAGCTCCTGGCCCTTGGGGGAGTTCTCGGCGAAGAGGGTGGTGAAGTCGCTCTTCACCAGGTTGTCGGAGACGCGCCGGCCCATCTTGCCTGCGGCCCCGATGACGGCGACGGTCCTGGATCCGGTGGCCATTACTTGCTCCTCAGAAGGGTGTTGATGCTGTGCCGGGTCCACTGGTCCTCCAGGCGGGCGGTCTCCTCGAAATCGCCCTGCCAGGGGAGCCAGTGCTCCACGATCTGGTTGATGCCCCGCTCGTCCGGCCGGACCGTTGCGGTCATGTGGCCGTAGTCGAGGAGGCCCTCGCCGAGAGGGCAGCCGGCGAAGGTGAAGCCGACCCAGCCGTCACGGCGGGAGAACGAGAAGTCCTTGACGTGGATGTTCACCACGTGGGGGGCGGTGGCCTCGACGACGTCCACCGGGCGTTCCAGCCGGGCGACGCTGTTGCCCGGGTCGAGGACGACACCCAGGTGCGGGCTGTCCACGCCCCGCACGACGGCCAGCAGGTCGTCGGTGGAGACCTGTTCGTAGGTCTCCAGGCCGAGGGTGACACCCGCCGCCGCGTAGGCGGGGACCGCCTCGCGCAGGAGCGCGGTGGCCTCCGCGACGGTCGGCCGGTGGTCCGCGGTGTTCAGCATCGAGCGCACCAGGGTGACCCCCAGGCGCCGCGCGATGCGGAGGTGGGCGGCGAGGTGCTCGGTGCGTACGCCCCTGGTGCCCAGCTCCAGCGTGATGCCGTGCCCGGCCGCCGTGGTGCGCAGGGCGTCAAGCTGCTCGTCGTCGTACGTCTCGATCGGCGGGTAGTCGCAGATCTGGAAGACCTCGCCGCCCATCTCCCGGGTCTGCGCGAGCATCTCGTCGAGGGTGAGGGGGCGGGGGGCCCGGTCGGAGACGCGCCAGAAGAAGGCGTAGGTGCTCAGGCCGTAGGACATGCGAGGGTCCCTTCCAGCGTCTCGTCGAGGATGCGTCCCACCGCTGCCGGGTCGTGTGCGAAGCGGCCGAGGAACAGCCCGTCGACACCCGTGCCCAGCTCGGTGAGCAGTCCGGGGCCCGCGCTTCCGCCGTAGATCACGCGGCTGCCGGCCAGGGCGGGCTGGGTGGCGAGCCAGGCGTTGAGGGCCTCGCAGACCGCGCGGATGTGGTCGGGGGAGGCGGGCCGGGGTGCTCCGATGGCCCACTGCGGTTCGTACGCGAGGACGACCGGGGCGAGGGGGCCCTCCTGGGACGCCGTGGCCAGGATGCGTTCGGCCTCGACGACCGTGCGGGCGGCCGCCTCGGAGGGGGCGACCTGGTCGAGTTCGCCGACGCAGAGCACCGGGGTCAGCCCGTTGCGCAGGGCCGCGGCCGTCTTGGCGGCGACGACCGTGTCGCCCTCGCCGAAGAGCCGGCGGCGCTCCGCGTGGCCGACCTCGGCGTAGCGGGCACCGATCTCGTGCAGGTGGGCGCCGCTGACCTCGCCGGTGTACGGACCGCGGTCCTCGGTCGCCAGGTCCTGCGCCCCGGTGCGCACCTCCGTACCGGCCAGGATCCCGGTGACCGGGACGAGCGCGGGGAAGGCGGGCAGCACGAACAGCTCGGCCGTGCCGCCGGTGACGGCGGGGTGCCGGGCGGCGAGGGACGCGATGCTGCGGGCCCAGTTGAGGGTCTCGTGGTGGCCGAAGTACATCTTCAGGCTCACCCCGATCGTGACCCGGGGGTGGTGCGCGGCGTTCGGCGCGGTGTTCTGCGCGGCGGGCATCAGGCTGCGGCTTCCTGCTGGTTCTCGTGGTCGTTCTTGTTCTCGTAGTCGTCCATCAGCGCGACC
Proteins encoded in this window:
- a CDS encoding triose-phosphate isomerase family protein, producing the protein MPAAQNTAPNAAHHPRVTIGVSLKMYFGHHETLNWARSIASLAARHPAVTGGTAELFVLPAFPALVPVTGILAGTEVRTGAQDLATEDRGPYTGEVSGAHLHEIGARYAEVGHAERRRLFGEGDTVVAAKTAAALRNGLTPVLCVGELDQVAPSEAAARTVVEAERILATASQEGPLAPVVLAYEPQWAIGAPRPASPDHIRAVCEALNAWLATQPALAGSRVIYGGSAGPGLLTELGTGVDGLFLGRFAHDPAAVGRILDETLEGTLACPTA
- a CDS encoding sugar phosphate isomerase/epimerase family protein, with the translated sequence MSYGLSTYAFFWRVSDRAPRPLTLDEMLAQTREMGGEVFQICDYPPIETYDDEQLDALRTTAAGHGITLELGTRGVRTEHLAAHLRIARRLGVTLVRSMLNTADHRPTVAEATALLREAVPAYAAAGVTLGLETYEQVSTDDLLAVVRGVDSPHLGVVLDPGNSVARLERPVDVVEATAPHVVNIHVKDFSFSRRDGWVGFTFAGCPLGEGLLDYGHMTATVRPDERGINQIVEHWLPWQGDFEETARLEDQWTRHSINTLLRSK
- a CDS encoding phosphogluconate dehydrogenase C-terminal domain-containing protein, with protein sequence MATGSRTVAVIGAAGKMGRRVSDNLVKSDFTTLFAENSPKGQELVRELGRELTDGADAAAQADVVILAVPDVVLGTVSEQLVPVMKPGAILLTLDPAAAYAGLLTRRADVHNAVAHPCHPSVFLERTTKEEWADTFGGIAAPQEVVASFEPAAEAADPAAQELAEAVISTMYAPVVEVHWVTVKQLAVLEPTLVETIACMVGALLTEALHETVHTVGVPEKAARAMLLGHTQVALANTLKGSNPFSDACLIAMDYGRESIVRDDWKNVFKDDELDKVITRMLKIKEIKR